In Planctobacterium marinum, the DNA window GCCAAAAGATGCGGTGTTGCGGTATCGGCACTGCACTTTTATGAGCAAAAGGGACTAATTAAAAGCTCTCGCAATGCCGGCAATCAACGGCGTTACCACAAAGATGTAATGCGCCGCATTGCTGTCATCAAAGCCGCTCAAAACTTAGGGGTAAGCCTTGAAGAAATCCGTCAGACGCTGGCGACATTGCCAGAAATGCGCACACCAAATCAGGAAGACTGGCAACAGCTAGCCAGCCGCTGGCGTAGCAAATTAGATGAGCGCATAAAAGCCATGACGGCACTGCGAGATTCCCTGACAGGCTGTATTGGCTGCGGCTGTCTATCCATGAAAAACTGTCCCATGTATAACAAAGACGATGAACTAGCTAGTGCCGGTCCCGGTGCGGTTTTGCTGAAACGCAAAATGCACAGCAAGAAGTTGGATTAATTTTTGGCGGTTGTTTATGCTTTTACTATCAATTTAAAACGAGTGTGTTATGCCAGCTTTTGAAACCTTAAACTTTGTTCAATCATTACCCTTTGGCCGCACATTGCGTTTTGAGGTAGAAGGCAATCGCGATGTGCATATGCATTACAAAAGTCTGTTTAAAACTCAATCCCAAAGTTTTCCCTTAGATCTCATCAGCTCTCGTCCCGGTGTCAATAAAAGCATCAATCTGGGTGCAGGAATTGCCGCTCTGATACTACTATTGATTATAGGTTTTTGTTTGATTGGTTATGGTCAAAATCCAGAGCGCTTTGGCCAGCCCCTTATGGTACTGACTCTGTTGTTTTTACCGCCCGCTTTGATAGCTCTGTGGTTTTTTAATGCCAGTTTTACGCCCGCCCTGGTGTTCTTCCGCGCAGATGATGGTGATGAACTGTTTAAAATCCCACAATATCCCAAAGACAAAGCCCCATTGGAGCAATTTGCCAAAGCCCTGTCAGACCGAATTGAGTCGATCCGCTATCCGGGTACCTTAAGCCATGCCGAGCAGGTGGAATTGTACCAAAAACACCTGGATTTTTTACTCAACGAAAGCGTGTTAACCCAGCCGGAATACGACGCCGCAATGGCTCGTCTGGAAAAACGCAGCAGCAGTGGCAATGTCTTCAAGCTTATCTAATGCCTGAACAACTGGGCAAACTAATCCAAATAGCGTCACTGGCGTAGCAATATATTTACGCCAATGTTCTAATAAGCAATCAAAAACTATTTTGGGTTTTAGCCAGTTGCCGCTATCCTCCACCCGCTCTGCAAGCCAACGCTATTTTATGCTACAGAGAATGCGACTGAGGAGAGTTTGTGGCAACGCCTTTCTCCCGCGTCACAATCAAATGCAACGCAATAATTGGGGGTATAATGTTAGTCAAAGACGATCTCACTACCAACTGTCAAATCAGACAAACCATTCGTGATTTTTACCGCATCGATGAAGAGCAAGTAATCGAACACATCTTGCCTTTGGCAGAAGTTGGCGTAACCGCCCGAAGTCGCGCTTGGGAGCGTGCTCGTCAGATGGTGCTGAACATTCGCAAAGCGGAAGATGGTAAAGGTGGCGTTGACGCATTGTTGAATGAGTACTCCCTGTCCTCTGAAGAAGGCGTGGTGTTGATGTGTCTGGCAGAGGCTTTGTTGCGTGTACCTGATAAAAAAACCCAAGACTCGTTAATCCGAGACAAACTTTCAAAAGGTGAGTGGAGCCAGCACCTTGGCAACAGTGACTCCCTGTTTGTCAACGCATCCAGTTGGGGCCTGTTAGTAACAGGCAAAATGGTTAATTACTCGGATAAAACCAAGGCTCAACAGTTTGGCATGTTGAAACGCACTATGGGTCGTCTCGGCGAGCCGGTGATCCGCTCTTCTGTGCATTACGCCATGAAGATCATGGGCAAACAGTTCGTGATGGGCACTAATATCGAAGAAGCCATTGAACGTGCTAAAGAAACCGAAACCAAAGGCTATGTGTATTCTTACGACATGCTAGGCGAAGGTGCGCGCACCATGGCCGATGCACAGCGCTACTACGACTCCTACATGAACGCTATTCACGCTTTGGGTAAAGCCGCGCAAGGTCGTGGACCGGTAAAAAGCCCGGGTATTTCCGTTAAGCTTTCCGCCATTCACCCTCGCTATGAATTTACCCACAGTGAACGGGTATTTAATGAACTGGTACCCAAGTTAAAAGCCTTGGCTATGGCCGCCAAAGAGTATGACATTAATTTTACCGTTGATGCCGAAGAAGCAGATCGTCTGGATATCTCACTAGATATCATCGAAACAGTATTTGCCGATCCTGATTTAGGCGACTGGAACGGTTTTGGTTTGGCAGTTCAGGCCTACCAAAAACGCGCTATTTTTGTTATCGACTGGTTAGAAGCTCTCGCCCGTCGCGTAGGACGCAAAATGATGGTGCGCCTTGTAAAGGGTGCCTACTGGGATACGGAAATTAAAACCACCCAAGTAGACGGTTTGGATGATTTCCCTGTTTTCACCCGCAAAGCCACAACTGACGTATGTTACAAAGCCTGTGCCATTAAGCTGATGGCAGCGAGAGATGTGATCTTTCCACAGTTCGCTACCCACAATGCCTACACCGTTGCCACTATTTTGGAGCTGGCTAAAAACGATAATCAAGGTT includes these proteins:
- the soxR gene encoding redox-sensitive transcriptional activator SoxR — its product is MVEEVLLAPGKIAKRCGVAVSALHFYEQKGLIKSSRNAGNQRRYHKDVMRRIAVIKAAQNLGVSLEEIRQTLATLPEMRTPNQEDWQQLASRWRSKLDERIKAMTALRDSLTGCIGCGCLSMKNCPMYNKDDELASAGPGAVLLKRKMHSKKLD